The following coding sequences are from one Panthera uncia isolate 11264 unplaced genomic scaffold, Puncia_PCG_1.0 HiC_scaffold_1149, whole genome shotgun sequence window:
- the LOC125916782 gene encoding von Willebrand factor A domain-containing protein 3B-like, producing the protein MPVGGAMPCPLLQVGDYVFAKIVIPNGFDFYVPAIVIALPNQDMAEDKFYTVLKCNNRREFCPRSALIKISQNKYALSCSHIKSPPIQEDPKV; encoded by the exons ATGCCTGTCGGGGGTGCCATGCCCTGCCCACTGCTCCAG GTTGGAGATTATGTCTTTGCCAAAATTGTGATACCCAACGGATTTGACTTCTATGTCCCTGCCATTGTCATAGCACTTCCGAATCAGGATATGGCCGAAGATAAATTCTACACAGTTTTGAAGTGTAACAACCGGAGA GAATTTTGCCCTCGGAGTGCACTTATTAAGATCAGCCAAAACAAgtatgctctctcttgctctcataTAAAATCACCCCCAATTCAGGAGGATCCAAAAGTGTAA